In the Solanum pennellii chromosome 5, SPENNV200 genome, one interval contains:
- the LOC107020388 gene encoding probable protein S-acyltransferase 22 — translation MRKHGWQLPYHPLQVVAVAVFLALGFAFYVFFAPFVGKKLFQYIVMGLYTPLIISAFGLYIWCAAADPADPGVFKSKKYIKKLDHKKQVQLKESKLGCETNSSIQDANAASIGENASGKSNKGAEPAADHNETEQKITATRQRSFSSGLLALLPCALISNCTGRHEESSQQQLSEDGMFYCSLCEVEVFKYSKHCRVCDKCVDQFDHHCRWINNCIGKRNYRKFFALMVSALLLLILQWSTGILVLICCFIEKKKFSAEITSKLGSSFSIVPFVIVVAVCTILAMIATLPLAQLFFFHILLIKKGISTYDYIIALRDQEQQGVAGQQSPQMSTVSSLTGLSSASSFNTFHRAAWCTPPRLFVEDQYDVVPPDTVSVSSLGKRSMAEEPIKKKNPAAVKISPWTLARLNAEDVSKAAAEARKKSKVLQPVVRNKEPYILETNSSLGSSGRRMVPRLDNNRRRASKRVRLPAELPFETMSKIPNDIAQNSRRPMLTESSSSLAPLQLEARSDFRTTRGLSTSGVVVASSPESSLDSPDIHPLRMSSSGVEDAARLVGHLSSGMTLQKDTPLSRSTSDGYEASGGEDSDRVPTRIVQRSTRWSSILFGSDQQDDRVRRLMVPSSSTQANIRKH, via the exons ATGAGGAAGCATGGATGGCAACTTCCCTATCATCCTCTCCAG GTGGTAGCTGTTGCTGTGTTTCTGGCACTGGGATTTGCTTTCTATGTCTTCTTTGCACCTTTTGTGGGAAAGAAATTGTTTCAGTATATTGTGATGGGGCTTTATACTCCTCTT ATAATTAGTGCATTTGGCTTGTATATCTGGTGTGCTGCTGCTGATCCTGCTGATCCAGGAGTTTTTAAATCCAAGAAGTATATTAAGAAGCTAGACCACAAAAAGCAAGTTCAACTTAAAGAATCTAAATTAGGGTGCGAGACGAATTCTTCTATACAAGATGCTAATGCTGCATCGATTGGGGAAAATGCATCTGGAAAAAGCAATAAAGGAGCTGAACCAGCTGCAGATCACAATGAAACTGAACAGAAAATTACAGCTACTCGTCAAAGATCTTTCTCTTCCGGATTGTTGGCTCTACTACCTTGTGCTCTTATCAGCAACTGCACAGGCAGACATGAGGAGTCTTCTCAGCAACAGTTGAGTGAAGATGGCATGTTCTACTGCAGTTTGTGTGAAGTAGAG GTATTTAAATACAGCAAGCATTGCAGAGTATGTGACAAGTGCGTCGATCAGTTTGACCATCATTGCAGG TGGATAAACAACTGTATAGGGAAAAGGAACTATCGCAAGTTCTTTGCGCTCATGGTTTCTGCCCTCCTGCTG CTTATACTTCAGTGGTCAACTggaattcttgtactaatctgCTGCTTTATCGAGAAGAAGAAATTTTCTGCGGAAATCACCTCCAAATTAGGAAGCAGTTTCTCCATTGTTCCTTTTGTTATTGTAGTG GCTGTCTGTACCATCTTGGCCATGATAGCAACCCTGCCACTAGCTCAACTTTTCTTCTTTCACATACTTCTCATAAAGAAG GGAATTAGCACCTATGACTACATCATTGCTCTCAGAGATCAAGAGCAACAAGGAGTTGCAGGTCAGCAAAGTCCTCAAATGTCTACTGTTAGCTCCCTAACTGGATTAAGCAGTGCAAGCTCCTTCAATACTTTCCATCGAGCAGCATGGTGCACACCACCTCGCCTTTTTGTTGAGGATCAG TATGATGTAGTTCCTCCTGATACAGTATCGGTCAGTTCACTTGGGAAAAGGTCAATGGCGGaggaacctatcaagaaaaagaaTCCAGCTGCCGTGAAGATTAGCCCATGGACACTAGCACGATTAAATGCAGAGGATGTTTCAAAAGCTGCTGCTGAAGCAAGGAAGAAATCGAAAGTTCTTCAGCCAGTGGTGAGAAACAAAGAACCTTACATTCTTGAAACAAATAGCAGTTTAGGAAGTAGCGGGCGTCGCATGGTGCCTAGGCTTGATAACAATAGAAGGAGAGCTAGTAAACGAGTTAGACTCCCTGCAGAGTTACCCTTTGAAACCATGAGTAAAATTCCCAATGATATAGCTCAAAACAGCAGAAGGCCCATGCTAACTGAGTCATCAAGCAGTTTAGCTCCCCTTCAGCTTGAAGCACGGAGTGATTTCCGAACAACCCGAGGACTGTCCACCTCAGGTGTTGTTGTTGCTTCTTCACCTGAGAGTAGTTTGGACTCTCCTGACATTCACCCACTCCGGATGTCATCCTCAGGAGTTGAAGATGCTGCACGTCTTGTAGGTCACCTATCATCTGGAATGACTCTTCAAAAGGATACACCATTGTCTAGATCAACTAGTGATGGATACGAGGCATCTGGTGGGGAGGATAGTGATCGTGTGCCTACCCGAATTGTGCAAAGGTCAACAAGGTGGAGTAGCATTCTTTTTGGTTCTGATCAACAAGATGATAGAGTCAGAAGATTGATGGTCCCGTCTTCATCAACCCAGGCTAACATCAGGAAGCATTGA
- the LOC107019036 gene encoding uncharacterized protein LOC107019036 codes for MLKASSFKVSSKLVNSHTKIQSCYLEQDLKGQKVAIIGLGKSGSAATKLALARGASVTAIDQNENSESTFHTNNGLLDLKNADLKTFFGNFDDKILKEADVVVVSPGVPLERYGIQSMICSGKEVLSELDFAAQIFPSYTKVLAVTGTNGKSTVTTFAGQILNHLGFETFVGGNLGVPLSEAVFHSPDRRSLEVAVVEVSSYQLEIPPKYFCPSVAVILNLTPDHLERHHTMKNYAAIKCRIFSQMRGKKIGIVPLGNLYLDEAVMDHVDGVSLAWIGGSPGVNVDVEAKIAELKLPTINCVSQLQLSELKAVGKHNYTNAAVAALSVLGLDIEIKAEAFSSTISKLTTLPHRMQVVHVDDDGIVWVDDSKATNVEATYIGLIGFELKSVVLLGGVAKEVEMKGSNGFEQLVEPLRHHRGVITFGFSGKMIQKTLCANGLTIPCLNAETLKDAVRLARSIAQCGDAIVLSPGCASFDEFRNFEQRGRIFQELAISSE; via the coding sequence ATGCTTAAAGCTTCAAGCTTTAAAGTGAGCTCGAAGCTTGTTAACTCACATACAAAAATTCAATCCTGCTACCTTGAACAAGACCTGAAGGGACAAAAAGTTGCTATAATTGGCCTTGGAAAATCAGGTTCAGCTGCTACAAAGCTTGCTCTTGCTAGAGGTGCTTCAGTTACAGCCATTGATCAAAATGAGAACTCAGAATCAACATTTCACACAAATAATGGTTTATTAGATCTGAAAAATGCTGATTTGAAGAcattttttggtaattttgatgaTAAGATTCTGAAAGAGGCGGATGTAGTTGTCGTTTCTCCTGGAGTTCCACTGGAAAGATATGGAATTCAATCAATGATATGTTCGGGGAAGGAAGTACTCTCAGAGTTAGATTTTGCTGCGCAAATTTTTCCGAGTTATACTAAGGTTTTAGCAGTTACAGGAACTAATGGGAAGTCTACTGTTACCACATTTGCAGGACAGATACTTAATCATTTGGGTTTCGAGACGTTTGTTGGTGGTAACCTTGGAGTTCCACTCTCAGAAGCTGTTTTTCATTCGCCTGACCGGAGATCTTTAGAGGTGGCAGTGGTGGAGGTGAGTAGTTATCAGCTGGAAATCCCACCGAAATACTTTTGTCCTTCGGTTGCTGTGATACTAAATCTGACTCCTGATCATCTTGAACGACACCACACGATGAAAAACTATGCTGCAATCAAGTGTCGCATCTTTTCTCAGATGAGAGGGAAGAAAATTGGTATTGTTCCACTTGGAAATCTATATCTGGATGAAGCAGTTATGGATCATGTGGATGGCGTTAGTCTTGCTTGGATTGGAGGTTCCCCTGGTGTGAACGTTGACGTGGAGGCGAAGATTGCTGAGTTAAAGCTTCCTACAATAAACTGTGTTTCACAATTACAATTGAGTGAGTTGAAGGCAGTCGGGAAGCACAATTACACAAATGCTGCAGTGGCTGCATTATCAGTCCTTGGGTTGGATATTGAGATCAAAGCTGAAGCTTTTAGTTCAACGATTTCCAAATTGACAACTCTGCCTCATCGAATGCAAGTTGTTCATGTAGACGATGATGGAATAGTTTGGGTTGACGACAGCAAGGCAACAAATGTTGAGGCTACGTATATTGGTTTGATTGGTTTTGAGCTGAAGTCTGTGGTTCTACTTGGTGGTGTTGCAAAGGAGGTAGAGATGAAAGGTTCTAATGGATTTGAGCAGCTGGTTGAACCTCTTCGACACCATCGAGGTGTAATCACTTTTGGATTTTCAGGAAAGATGATACAGAAAACACTCTGTGCTAATGGTCTAACCATTCCTTGTTTGAATGCTGAAACTCTCAAGGATGCTGTGAGGTTGGCGAGGAGTATAGCACAATGTGGCGATGCCATTGTACTGAGTCCTGGTTGTGCTAGCTTTGACGAGTTCAGAAATTTCGAGCAAAGAGGAAGGATCTTTCAAGAGCTTGCTATCTCTTCAGAGTGA